The following proteins are encoded in a genomic region of Corticium candelabrum chromosome 11, ooCorCand1.1, whole genome shotgun sequence:
- the LOC134186465 gene encoding uncharacterized protein LOC134186465 gives MLFFLRSLVYCELGLLFVLHATELQAQALKAVGKSYHESSSPSRLTSSLRDAGRPAVEEAEVVLMSVDEEDEYPDKGPLSPISHQSSLNTERTLSRYKKLRTGNCNKCMKMLSKNTSFCILKHSYGIETVVKNRVEPGFQVLVVHVDHRDFHLGQTSSELAQLFYPSSKTKFNPRFGKCRCSPSEMKRNGGKAALQVQINYNNGISKSTEQIVRRLVKRLLKLSCEREDNSKLYTEKVRYDTGISVGALRIASDEDKQPLVLKVVSRRGRNFKVEKNKEDRDETPIPKLRYQPHLLVNSSKVSLHKTGVAVSKTYGRVQ, from the exons ATGCTGTTTTTCCTGCGTTCTCTCGTTTACTGCGAGCTTGGACTGCTTTTTGTGTTGCATGCAACGGAGCTGCAGGCCCAAGCTCTCAAAGCAGTTGGCAAGTCTTATCATGAAAGTTCATCACCATCTCGACTTACATCTAGCCTTCGAGATGCAGGGCGACCTGCCGTAGAAGAAGCTG AAGTTGTTCTGATGTCTGTCGACGAGGAAGACGAATATCCTGATAAAGGACCTTTGTCTCCCATTTCCCATCAGTCTTCTTTGAATACCGAGAGGACTCTTTCCAGATATAAGAAATTACGAACTG GTAACTGCAATAAATGTATGAAGATGCTTTCGAAGAACACAAGCTTCTGCATCCTCAAACATTCATATG GAATTGAAACAGTTGTAAAGAATCGGGTGGAACCAGGATTTCAAGTATTAGTGGTACATGTTGATCATCGTGATTTTCATCTTGGTCAGACATCATCAGAGCTAGCACAGCTATTCTATCCTTCATCAAAGACAAAATTCAACCCTCGATTTGGGAAATGCCGCTGTAGTCCTTCAGAAATGAAACGAAATGGTGGAAAAGCTGCTCTTCAAGttcaaattaattataataatggAATATCCAAATCAACAGAGCAGATTGTTAGAAGACTTGTAAAAAGGTTGTTGAAGCTGTCTTGTGAAAGAGAAGACAACAGCAAATTATATACAGAGAAAGTTAGGTATGACACTGGCATTTCTGTAGGAGCTCTCAGAATTGCCTCTGACGAAGACAAACAACCACTAGTGTTGAAAGTGGTCAGTAGAAGGGGAAGGAACTTCAAAGTTGAAAAGAACAAGGAAGACAGAGATGAAACTCCTATCCCCAAACTACGTTACCAGCCACATTTGTTAGTCAACTCTTCAAAAGTTTCACTTCACAAAACAGGAGTGGCAGTTTCAAAGACATATGGAAGGGTGCAGTAA